TCCGCCTCGCGCATCATCTTGTCGACCTCGTCCTTGCTGAGGCCGCTCGACGCGGTGATCTGAATCTTCTGCTCCTTCTGCGTCGCCATGTCCTTCGCCGACACGTTGACGATGCCGTTGGCGTCGATGTCGAAGGTGACCTCGATCTGCGGCACGCCGCGCGGCGCCGGCGGCAGGCCGGCGAGGTGGAAGCGTCCGAGCGTCCGGTTGTCGCGCGCCATCGGGCGCTCGCCCTGCAGCACGTGCACCTCGACGCTGGTCTGGTTGTCCGCCGCGGTCGAGAACATCTCGCTCTTCCGCGTCGGGATCGTCGTGTTGCGCGGGATCAGCGTGGTCATCACGCCGCCCATGGTCTCGATGCCGAGCGACAGCGGCGTCACGTCGAGCAGGAGCAGGTCCTTGACCTCGCCGGCGAGCACGCCCGCCTGGATCGCCGCGCCGATGGCGACGACCTCGTCCGGGTTGACCCCCTTGTGCGGCTCCTTGCCGAACAGCTCCTTGACGATGGCCTGCACCCGCGGGATGCGCGTCGATCCGCCGACGAGCACCACTTCGTCGATCTTGCTGGGGTCGAGCCCGGCATCGGTCAGCGCCTGGCGCGTCGGCGCCACCGTGCGCTGCAGCAGGTCCTCGACGAGCGACTCGAACTTCGCCCGCGTGAGCTTCATCGTGAGATGCTTCGGCCCGGTCTGGTCGGCGGTGATGAACGGCAGGTTGATGTCGGTCTCCATCACGGTGGAGAGCTCCATCTTCGCCTTCTCCGCCGCCTCCTTCAGACGCTGCAGCGCCATGCGATCCTTCGACAGATCGATGCCCTCGGTCTTGCGGAACTCGCCGACGATCCAGTCGATGACGCGCTGATCGAGGTTGTCGCCGCCCAGATGCGTGTCGCCGTTGGTCGCCTTGACCTCGACCACGCCCTCGCCGACTTCCAGGATCGAAATGTCGAACGTGCCGCCGCCGAAGTCATAGACGGCGATGGTCTCGTCCTTCTTCTTGTCGAGCCCGTAGGCGAGCGCCGCCGCCGTCG
The genomic region above belongs to Vicinamibacterales bacterium and contains:
- the dnaK gene encoding molecular chaperone DnaK; protein product: MLYFQHYKVSRKARTYDMSKIIGIDLGTTNSVVAVMEGGEPVVITNPEGSRITPSVVGFTKSGERLVGQVAKRQAVTNPENTVFSIKRFMGRKFDEVNEEMKMVPYRVERAGNGDVRVNTAGKQYSPPEISAMILQKLKQAAEEYLGQSVTQAVITVPAYFNDAQRQATKDAGQIAGLEVKRIVNEPTAAALAYGLDKKKDETIAVYDFGGGTFDISILEVGEGVVEVKATNGDTHLGGDNLDQRVIDWIVGEFRKTEGIDLSKDRMALQRLKEAAEKAKMELSTVMETDINLPFITADQTGPKHLTMKLTRAKFESLVEDLLQRTVAPTRQALTDAGLDPSKIDEVVLVGGSTRIPRVQAIVKELFGKEPHKGVNPDEVVAIGAAIQAGVLAGEVKDLLLLDVTPLSLGIETMGGVMTTLIPRNTTIPTRKSEMFSTAADNQTSVEVHVLQGERPMARDNRTLGRFHLAGLPPAPRGVPQIEVTFDIDANGIVNVSAKDMATQKEQKIQITASSGLSKDEVDKMMREAESHADEDKKRKEEIETRNHADQAVYVAEKTLRDSGEQLGAAERAAIESAVNDLKSAIQSNDTEAIKRRMDALNQAQHKAAEAMYKNAAAAGAQAGPAPGGGGEQQRPASGSQGDVIDAEVVEEEKK